The following are encoded together in the Geobacter sulfurreducens PCA genome:
- a CDS encoding homocysteine S-methyltransferase family protein, giving the protein MTDYVSFSAFLAESPVILGEGAVIERLRRAGVDLDPWLVNSALVYAPAGRAALATICREYLDIGARHDLPLLLSTPTWRASRERIEAAGLAGSDVNGDNFRFLDELRRSYGAYGRKVLICGLMSCRGDAYRPAEALSEDEAREFHSWQADALAAAGVDFLLAATLPALGEAVGLARAMAATGMPHVVSFVVRPGGTLLDGTPLREAVAALDAAVSPRPVAYLVNCTHASFFRSALLHEANSSPLVRQRVVGLLANTAALSPEELDNAAELVEESPGTFGRTVAALHRDLGMKVLGGCCGTDGRHIECLAAELSGSPVR; this is encoded by the coding sequence ATGACTGACTATGTATCGTTTTCCGCGTTTCTGGCGGAGTCCCCCGTGATCCTCGGCGAAGGGGCGGTTATCGAGCGCCTGCGCCGGGCCGGAGTGGACCTGGACCCCTGGCTGGTGAATTCGGCCCTCGTGTACGCCCCCGCCGGCCGCGCCGCCTTGGCAACCATCTGTCGCGAGTACCTGGACATCGGGGCGCGTCACGATCTGCCGCTGCTCCTGTCCACCCCCACCTGGCGGGCCAGCCGGGAGCGGATCGAGGCGGCCGGACTGGCCGGCAGTGACGTGAACGGCGACAATTTCCGGTTTCTGGACGAGCTTCGGCGGAGCTACGGCGCCTACGGCCGGAAGGTTCTCATCTGCGGCCTCATGAGCTGCCGGGGAGATGCCTACCGGCCAGCCGAGGCCCTGTCGGAGGATGAAGCCCGCGAGTTTCACTCCTGGCAGGCCGATGCCCTGGCCGCCGCCGGAGTGGATTTCCTCCTGGCCGCCACGCTACCCGCCCTGGGCGAGGCCGTGGGGCTGGCCCGGGCCATGGCGGCCACCGGCATGCCCCACGTGGTGAGCTTTGTGGTGCGGCCCGGGGGGACGCTCCTGGACGGCACGCCGCTGCGGGAGGCGGTGGCGGCCCTGGATGCCGCCGTGAGCCCCCGGCCCGTGGCCTATCTGGTGAACTGCACCCATGCCTCGTTTTTCCGGAGCGCGCTCCTGCACGAGGCCAACTCGTCGCCCCTGGTGCGCCAACGGGTGGTGGGGCTGCTGGCCAATACCGCGGCCCTCTCACCCGAGGAACTGGACAATGCGGCCGAACTGGTGGAGGAGTCCCCCGGGACCTTCGGCCGCACCGTGGCCGCCCTTCACCGGGACCTGGGGATGAAGGTGCTGGGCGGCTGCTGCGGCACCGACGGCCGGCACATCGAATGTCTGGCGGCTGAGCTCTCCGGCTCTCCCGTCCGCTGA
- a CDS encoding pyrimidine/purine nucleoside phosphorylase yields MSEFTNVTIIREANVYFDGGVVSRTVVFPDGTKKTLGIMQPGEYTFTTGAPEIMEILSGELDLKLPGSDAWNRVGGGESFDVPANSSFTMKVLSLTDYCCSFLG; encoded by the coding sequence ATGTCCGAATTCACCAACGTAACCATCATCCGCGAGGCCAACGTCTACTTCGACGGCGGCGTCGTGAGCCGCACCGTCGTGTTCCCCGACGGCACGAAGAAGACCCTCGGCATCATGCAGCCGGGCGAGTACACCTTCACCACCGGCGCGCCCGAGATCATGGAGATCCTTTCCGGCGAGCTGGATCTCAAGCTGCCGGGCAGCGATGCGTGGAACCGCGTCGGCGGGGGTGAGTCCTTCGATGTGCCGGCCAATTCATCCTTTACCATGAAGGTGCTGTCCCTTACCGATTACTGCTGCTCGTTCCTCGGCTAG